From the Amia ocellicauda isolate fAmiCal2 chromosome 12, fAmiCal2.hap1, whole genome shotgun sequence genome, the window ctcagctcaatataatcgcatgTCGGATTccatagtaaacagctggtctcattttaaaatgcattgatttgaaaggaaacctgcttcggttaaatttatatatcattttaatgcaaaattcacaaaaatgaataaagttacctggtcccgttcacaatttcataatgcattttatacctgaaaattgcatactgttaaatttcagacttcagtcATACTTAGAAGAAGACAACAATCGCACGTTTacagctacacacacttttattttcattgactgagtagtttgaactgtttacattataacttaTTACTAAgcctatacatttttaaaagtatataAAGATATGAGATAGCGATAGATAAGGCAATAGATCCATATGACATTCGGACAGTATagagaaaatactgtttgtctTTTGAAGTCGTGTAAGCTTTTTTGGGTGTCTGTGTTTACTTCTATGTTGGCGAGAAGCGGCGTCTCCTTTGAATCGGACACTCAAGTCTCTGGGGGCGTGGCTTGTTGTGTCACGTACTGACGCTttccacccggcccagggcccggcgcgttcacattcacatttaggtcgTCTTTAGGCGCCTCAaaagatttaggccgggtcaAAAAGCTGGACTACTTTTCACCCAGCCCTGGGCCgcctaaatctcaaatgtgaacggggtcctaGTGTCTACATTTATCTTCCCCATATATAATTGTTCTTGATTTctagatatacagtgggggaaaaaagtatttgatcccctgctgattttgtacgtttgcccactgacaaagaaatgatcagtctatcattttaatggtaggtgtattttaacagtgagagacagaataacaacaacaaaatctttttaaaaaaagttatacattgatttgcatgttaatgagggaaataagtatttggccccttcgacttagtacttggtggcaaaacccttgttggcaatcacagaggtcagacgtttcttgtagttggccaccaggtttgcacacatctcaggagggattttgtccgactcctctttgcagatcctctccaagtcattaaggtttcgaggctgacgtttggcagctcgaaccttcagctccctccacagattttctatgggattaaggtctggagactggctaggccactccaggaccttaatgtgcttcttcttgagccactcctttgttgccttggctgtgtgttttgggtcattgtcatgctggaatacccatccacgacccattttcaatgccctggctgagggaaggaggttctcacccaagatttgacggtacatggccccgtccattgaaactccacgaggtgagatcttgcatggagccccagaccgagggagactgacagttattttgtgtttcttccatttgcgaataatcgcaccaactgttgtcaccttctcaccaagctgcttggcgatggtcttgtagcccattccagccttgtgtaggtctacaatcttgtccctgacatttttggacagctctttggtcttggccatggtggagagtttggaatctgattgattgattgcttctgtggacaggtgtcttttatacaggtaatgagctgagattaggagcagtccctttaagagagtgctcctaatctcagctcgttacctgtataaaagacacctgggagccagaaatcttgctgattgataggggatcaaatacttatttccctcattaacatgcaaatcaatttataacttttttgaaatgtgtttttctggattattttgttgttattctgtctctcactgttaaaatacacctaccattaaaattatagactgataatttctttgtcagtgggcaaacgtacaaaatcagcaggggatcaaatacttttttccctcactgtatatacttaGTGGAACACCACAAAAGATGTCGGACTTTTGTCATGTGCATCAACATCATTTGAATTCTAATTACTAAGCCCTATAGTGAAGTAcacaattcatttcatttaattttttatgttttaaaatgtttttttttcattgtagtCGTATTaatctttttgtgtgtgcagtgtgtgagctgAAGTCACCCTCAATGGGAGATTTTCTCTGGGGTCTTGAGAATTCGGGCTGGCTGAAGCATATCAAAGCTGTCCTGGAGGCGGGCATTTTTATTGCAAAGGTAAATCCACAAACCCCCAACCCTAGAAAGTGTAAAATTTGATcatgttgtctgttttttttattttatttacagacctattaatttagttttggtGTGAATGTCCTGGAAGTCATGTAAACCCCATGTAAACTCCTTATGTTGTATTAAGTGAGGAACACTCCCCAGAAGTATTAAAGAGTCTGTGACTTTCTTtatattgaatttgtatttctcACAATTTATACTACTCTTCCTTGTCTGTCTTTATGTAACCAGGCGGTGTCTGAGGAGGCTGCCAGTGTCCTTGTGCACTGTTCAGACGGCTGGGACAGGACCGCGCAGGCCTGCTCAGTGGCAAGCCTCCTCCTGGATCCCTACTACAGGACATTGAAGGGGTTCATGGTGGGTGCCCTTTGTATTCCTGTGCACTAATTTCAAGTAAAAAGTAGCCTTAAAAATAGTTAGAATACCAATGAATAGAAACATTGCACACCTTTATGAGATCTTCcaaataatagtaatcacacattTGTAGCTGGGGGGAACATCAGAACACCTGTGTGAAATGatttaaacaatatttgttattcaaaatgtattaaaaggtGCTTGATGTAACCTAACTACAGAAATGCTCTATTTGTGTTTAGGTACTCATTGAGAGAGACTGGATATCATTTGGACACAAATTTTCACACAGGTAATTTTCTTTTGGGTTTCCTTGCTCTGTACCTTTTTAACTTCATCTGTgcaaatacatgcatacatttttgtttgtcaCATTTGGCAGTAGAACACCAacaaatgttttcattcttgtttaTACTCTTTCTCTAGCATGGTCACTGCTTCATTTAAGTTATCCTCCATACAACAGCTACTTGTTTGTGATGAGACTGTTTAATGTCCAGGTCATGTTATAAAGGAACTGTGTAATGAAGACCAACATTATTCAAAACCCAAAATTAATATCACTAGTGCACAACAGTTTATCCTTGACCTTCcatatgaaatatatttttgtctgcCTAGTGCTATGTGGAAACCAAGGAAATATACATGAAGTAACACACACTATTTATGTGGCGGTCTAGTGTAAAGGATGGCAAACGCATGTATTGCATTCTGGtagattttagttatttttttgtttcttcctgtAGGTATAACCATTTGGACGGAGACCCAAAAGAGGTTTCTCCCGTCATCGATCAGTTCATCGAGTGTGTGTGGCAGCTAATGGAACAGTTCCCCTGTGCCTTTGAGTACAACGAGAGGTTCTTGATCCACATCCACAATCATATATACTCATGCCAGTATGGAAATTTCATGTGCAACAGTCAAAAAGAGAGACGGGATGTGAGGTAAGATGACAGTTTCCTGGCCTGCACTAGGGTTGTAATAAATAAGCTCTAGCTATATGCAGAATTCTCACTCTCTTAGTATTTCATTAGTTTACTTTAATTAGTACATCTTTTTTGGAGATTTGCGTGTGCTTTTTCTAAGAAGATTTGTGCACTAGCAAAGCTTTTCTATGAAATATTTTTGAACCttcttatacagtgagggaaaaaagtatttgatcccctgctgattttgtacgtttgcccactgacaatgaaatgatcagtctataattttaatggtaggtgtattttaacagtgagagacaataacaacaaaaaaatccagaaaaacgcatttcaaaaaagttataaatttatttgcatgttaatgagggaaataagtatttggccccttcgacttagtacttggtggcaaaacccttgttggcaatcacagaggtcagatgtttcttgtagttgaccaccaggtttgcacacatctcaggagggattttgtcccactcctctttgcagatcctctccaagtcattaaggtttcgaggctgatgtttggcaactcgaaccttctgctccctccacagattttctatgggattaaggtctggagactggctaggccactccaggaccttaatgtgcttcttcttgagccactcctttgttgcctttgctgtgtgttttgggtcattgtcatgctggaatacccatccacgacccattttcaatgccctggctgagggaaggaggttctcacccaagatttgacggtacatggccccgtccatcgtccctttgatgcggtgcagttgtcctgtccccttagcagaaaaacacccccaaagcataatgtttccaccaccatgtttgacggtggggatggtgttcttggggtcattcctcctcctccaaacacggcgagttgtgttgatgccaaagagttggttttttgtctcatctgaccacaacactttcacccagttctcctctgaatcattcagatgttcattggcaaacttcagatgggcctgtacatgtgctttcttgagcagggggaccttgcgggtgctgcaggatttcagtccttcaaggcatagtgtgttaccaattgttttcttggtgactatggtcccagctgccttgagatcattaacaagatcctcccgtgtagttctgggctgattcctcgccgttctcatgatcattgaaactccacgaggtgagatcttgcatggagccccagaccgagggagactgacagttattttgtgtttcttccatttgcgaataatcgcaccaactgttgtcaccttctcaccaagctgcttggcgatggtcttgtagcccattccagccttgtgtaggtctacaatcttgtccctgacatccttggacagctctttggtcttggccatggtggagagtttggaatccgattgattgattgcttctgtggacaggtgtcttttatacaggtaacgagctgagattaggagcactccctttaagagagtgctcctaatctcagctcgttacctgtataaaagtcacctgggagccagaaatcttgctgattgataggggatcaaatacttatttccctcattaacatgcaaatcaatttataacttttttgaaatgcgtttttctggatttttttgttggtattctgtctctcacttctaaaatacacctaccattaaaattatagactgatcatttctttgtcagtgggcaaatgtacaaaatcagcaggggatcaaatacttttttccctcactgtataacctCAGATGTATTGTCCAGTCATTTACAGTAGAACATCCACTTTGTTGGTCGTCTATTTTAACTTAAATAgtcagtacatttaaaataacggGATTAACCACCCTAAACCTTGAGTGCCTAGGTGCTGCTGATTTCCAACATGTTCTGTCATGGAGTTCTACTATAGCTCTTTTCTTAGAAGTGGAAGTACAGGAAAGTTTAGTCACTATAGTCCTGCAAATGTCACTGGTGAATTTGAATATCTAACTAACATGGATATTCCAAAATCATACCACTTCAGTGAAACTGTTCTGAACTACAATTAAGTATTACATCTTCCATCTTACTTACAATCTAAGTATACAATTTTCCCTAATATTGAGATGAAGATATTGGCATTTTATAAGTGATTTATGGGAACATAAACGTGGTTGCTTGTTTGCTATTTCCGTTGCTCAATGTTTTCAGAAAGTTATGTTTACAAAGAGAAGATACATTTAAAGGTAAAGCTTAACTGTATAGTCATAGGGACATAAATAAAACTGCCAactgaaaatatatgtaaactgaATACAAGAAAGAATATGCTTTGTAAGCATTTCACATGGATGGAATGACTTATTTCTATGACTAACGGTAGGCAACTGCACAGCAAATTAATGCTGATTGTATTGATTCTTGAGAAGataatatatatggaatacccagcattttcttcttcttctcagaATTCGGGAAAGGACGCATTCCCTTTGGACTCATCTGTGGAGGAACAGAGCAGATTTCATGAATCCCCTGTACAGGGCGGATCACAGTCAGACTCAGGGAGTCCTGCGGCCGGTTACTGCCCCCTACTGCTTCAAGTGTGTTACTGCTACAACATATAACCTTGATTGGCCTACTGACAAATATTTATTACTAGTTATCTTGAAACTATCATGAACTCTTAAGAAAGCAAAATTACTTTCATAGCTCCTCAGTATGAACATTAATAATTACCtcaatataaaatgttaaatgctCCCATTAAGtaccattttctttttcatttttaaagttatttGAGGTTGTGGTTCTTTTAATGAGCAGTATTTTCCCTACTGTACTAGATTTTCTAATTTGTGATGCATTCTTAAGAATTACACTGCAGAGAAAATGGTATGAGTTGTCATTGCTGTTCATTTGGGGGGCGTTTCAGATTCTGGAGGGGGATGTATAACCGTTTCGAGAAGGGAATGCACCCCAGACAATCTGCTGTGGATTTCCTGATGGCTGTTAAAGAGGAGACGCAACAATTAGAAGAGGAGTTGGCTACTCACGAGgaggtaagagagagagactacaAAAATGCAGTCAACAACTTTTCTGTCAAACCTAATGGTGTGGTTAATGGGAATATACACAGGGAAACCAATTAAATGGTACAATCCACAAAATTACACATGATATTGCAATATCAGTATATTAAACCCCTTATTTGCTGTCCCTGTATATGCATTTGTTTAGAAAATCgcaaaactggaaaaacaacaGGTAAAGAACAACAAAGTGATGCTGCAGCCAGCAGATAAAGGGAAACACCTGTGCGTCTCTCCGTCTGACACCAGCGTGGCCAATACACCTCAAGATTACACGGGGAATGCAGGTAACTTCCCTTCTCGCAGCCCTTCCCAGCAGCTGGACCCGGAGACCTCCACTCTGCTCCtcaccagagacacactgaagACCTCTGACCCAGACCTCTCTACCAACAGTGACCAGGAGTCCGGAGTGGCCGACCTGAGTAGCCGCTCTCCCAGTGGGGGCGATTCCCTGCCTAGCGAGGACAGTGCAAAGGACCCGGACTCTGACGAGGCTACCTACTCGGCTGCCTGAGTGCAATCAGGCTGCTTGTGAACGGGATATCTAATAACATTATCAGGGGAAGCTTTACAAATGAGGGGACTGTGCAATTagaaataatttttaaaaatctattttgtGAAGCTGGACACTTGTGAGTTGAATTTAGAACAAAAGGTCTTTGCTAAGTACAAAGTGGGCCCATTTTCTGTGAATTTGTACCAGTTTCCTTTTTAgaccatatttttttttttctgattttatgCAGATAATTGTAtatactttgttttttgttattcgTCCATACTAGAAAAATGTGAGCCACTTCTGTGTGAAGTTTTGTTTTGCACTAATGTAAAACGTCACAGCATAACATAGCAAGGCCAGGCATACTACTCTGTCAATGAATCCTTCCTTTGCAAACTTCCAAACACATATGGTTGCTTATCCTTTTCAAAAACGAGAAATTAGAGTTTTGGGAGTTAATGTTTTGAGACGCTGAAAGATTACGGAATCTATTCCCCCCTTTTTAAGCCAAAATGTAATGCAGAAGCAAACTACCTTGATCTGGCAATTAATTTGtatatggtgttttttttttgtttttttttacagaatgtCTCCGTTGGTTATTAAGGCATCATGTTGCTATGGAGGAGGCAGATGAGATGGTCTCCTTTTGCATGgcatgaaaaaataacaaatataaaacaaaccacTAAAGCATGCAAAGATACTGGAATATCCAATATTTTAGTAATGGATTGAAGTAACAAGCTGTGAAATGTTGACTAATCAATTACATGGGACATTTCAAGTAGTATATACACTTGTTCTggacaaattaaatataatgtcTGAAAGAGAAGCTTTAATCGTACAAGGCTTCTGATTAGAACCCTTTTGAATTACTCCAAAGTTCTGTTCCTTTTTTCAGGAAAGAAAGGATCTCTTGTTGTGTACTTTGAAATAATTGGATTGTAACTAGCAAGGGTATTTTGTGTTCTGAGGATAAgaagttgtatttttaatattacctTATGAAGAAAAGGGAGTGCTGTACTTTAAggtattttttgtatatactGTTACAATCCTTTAATTAGACAAACTCCCTTTAAAAGACTTCTGaagctttgtttttaaagcattgtcatgtttatttattaattattgaaccattttaatttatttttgcaggaCTAAAGCACATTTTGTAATACTGTTAAGTAGCAGTTGCATATCAATCTGGAATATGCTAAGAATGGTGTACTGTCATTATATATGAAAACGatttgttttggcagcaaagggaaatggaaaatacatgtgtataacGTGTATAATGTGATTTGTCTCTTCATCACTTCGGCTTATCAATTGAACTATTTTCTTTAAGACCTTTATTAAAGCTATTTCCAGTCAATTATATTACTTGGCATCACAAGTGTTAAGTTTCATaattaataactaattaaagtGAGCTGGTTCAAATACCAACTAATTGagcttataattatattataaagtACAGTTGCCACCTATGCATCATTAATTAGTAATCTGTTTAAGTGTTAGGAAGGTTTAAGACTGCAACAATATATTTAACAagtgtgagattattattattttttaagagataattaagtttgttagtaataaataataaataattgttagTAATTAAAAGTTGAATTGGAATGAAATCCAGAAGAGACCAGGGTCCCCCAGGAGCAGGACTGGGAAACTGTTACCATATATCTGTTGCTTGGAGTGTGGTACTAATTgcataattgcatattttacaaaaacacTGAAAGATAGTTGCcttatttttccatttcctttcATATTCTTTCTTGAATTGCAATATTAAGTTCATCTGATTTCATTAAATTTTTAGCAGTTTTACAGGCTGTAGTATTTTTGAATGTTAACTttattgaaacattttaaaaatataacgtGCAATGAAAAAAAGGGGCATATGAGTGAAAAGTTTTGGAAAATCCTTGCTGTCTAGTATATTAAAGTGTAAATACTGTGTTAGTAATAGTTTGTggttgtatttatatacacattaaacctgaaatgtattttcattgttCTGTTGCTGGTATTAGAGGTAGACTCTGTGTGATAACATCTTTGAATATATTGCACtcattaaaccatttaaaactCCTGGGAGAattattgtatttcttaaaaaagaaaagaaaaaacacttttttgaTATATTTCCAGTGTGGTATACTGAAATACCTCGCCCTGCTGAAACACTTAAGGGCTGAAGTAACCATAAAATACTATGTTCACATTTGATTGGCTTAATATTGATAGGATTTTATGCTTGTATCACTACATGAAAGCTAGAAAATTTCCAGCACATTTAAAGATGTGTACGTTAATTTGAAACGCATAAACCagtaattttgtttttctttcttcttttgaaTCCAGGTGTATTTTTAATACTGCTtctactgcactgatatttcttaACTGATACTTTATGTAACTATATACTTcttgatttacatttaaactGCCATTAAGTTGTGTCCTTTATATTTGCTTGTTCATCTATTTACAATTATATATGCAATTCATTATATAAACCTAACAATTTCATGTCACCACATCTGACGAGGTGTATAGTCATTTTTCTttgataacaaatacaaaacgaGAGTTCCAGTCCTGGAGAATAAGAATCATAACCATCATATATGAATTACACGTGAGAAGAACTTAATTGCACAATAATGCAGTTACTCAACAGTAAGTTAGtaagttaataaatacataaacatgcaGTACATTAATGAAGAGTGTAGATCTAAAGCCATCCAGACAGAGACACCCCGGCTCTCATAAATTACATCAAAACAAGTAACCCTATAAAAGGAATAATTCCACACgaaaaatatctgaaaaactTGATTTTCTTCATAATGAAGTTTATACTGATGCAAACAATACAGAACATATAGTGGTAGTCCTGTACAAACATTGTTCAGTATGACAACGAGTATTGATCCATGCCTTAACAGTATATTACATTTCTATGCAACATATTGAAGTTATCCACATCATCAA encodes:
- the LOC136764316 gene encoding myotubularin-related protein 7 isoform X1, which produces MEHIRTPKVENVRLIDRVSTRKAAVGTLYLTATHTIFVENVSDTRKESWILHSQVCGVEKQSTTATGCPLVIRCKNFQVIQFILPQERDCHDVYISLMRLSRPEKYEELYCFSFNPKVDKEEREQAWNFLDLKAEYSRMGVPNYLWQVTNVNRDYGVCDTYPSELYVPKSATPPIIVGSSKFRSRGRFPTLSYYCQDNNASICRSSQPLSGFSARCLEDEQMLQAIMKANPGSEFMYVVDTRPKLNAMANRAAGKGYENEDNYSNIKFQFIGIENIHVMRNSLQKMLEVCELKSPSMGDFLWGLENSGWLKHIKAVLEAGIFIAKAVSEEAASVLVHCSDGWDRTAQACSVASLLLDPYYRTLKGFMVLIERDWISFGHKFSHRYNHLDGDPKEVSPVIDQFIECVWQLMEQFPCAFEYNERFLIHIHNHIYSCQYGNFMCNSQKERRDVRIRERTHSLWTHLWRNRADFMNPLYRADHSQTQGVLRPVTAPYCFKFWRGMYNRFEKGMHPRQSAVDFLMAVKEETQQLEEELATHEEKIAKLEKQQVKNNKVMLQPADKGKHLCVSPSDTSVANTPQDYTGNAGNFPSRSPSQQLDPETSTLLLTRDTLKTSDPDLSTNSDQESGVADLSSRSPSGGDSLPSEDSAKDPDSDEATYSAA
- the LOC136764316 gene encoding myotubularin-related protein 7 isoform X2, with amino-acid sequence MEHIRTPKVENVRLIDRVSTRKAAVGTLYLTATHTIFVENVSDTRKESWILHSQVCGVEKQSTTATGCPLVIRCKNFQVIQFILPQERDCHDVYISLMRLSRPEKYEELYCFSFNPKVDKEEREQAWNFLDLKAEYSRMGVPNYLWQVTNVNRDYGVCDTYPSELYVPKSATPPIIVGSSKFRSRGRFPTLSYYCQDNNASICRSSQPLSGFSARCLEDEQMLQAIMKANPGSEFMYVVDTRPKLNAMANRAAGKGYENEDNYSNIKFQFIGIENIHVMRNSLQKMLEVCELKSPSMGDFLWGLENSGWLKHIKAVLEAGIFIAKAVSEEAASVLVHCSDGWDRTAQACSVASLLLDPYYRTLKGFMVLIERDWISFGHKFSHRYNHLDGDPKEVSPVIDQFIECVWQLMEQFPCAFEYNERFLIHIHNHIYSCQYGNFMCNSQKERRDVRIRERTHSLWTHLWRNRADFMNPLYRADHSQTQGVLRPVTAPYCFKFWRGMYNRFEKGMHPRQSAVDFLMAVKEETQQLEEELATHEEKIAKLEKQQVKNNKVMLQPADKGKHLCVSPSDTSVANTPQDYTGNAVTRSPEWPT